One window from the genome of Balearica regulorum gibbericeps isolate bBalReg1 chromosome 18, bBalReg1.pri, whole genome shotgun sequence encodes:
- the BTBD17 gene encoding BTB/POZ domain-containing protein 17, protein MHGGSGTARQRGSRRQTEMPPCRAGAHWGTLSGHPGVRGWGPGLGWDGRGLEAVPLVTAGPSFHQSMVAARARGLGGLVAYISARRAACARAAPRPGRCACEAMARLTGAQPVAARHWGCTAAAFLLLLLLTVQAAQKADLSGDATAATINHSLTLLQRLQELLQNGNGSDSVLRVRTAASDEAKVFHTHQLLLSLQSEVFESLLRNQSVVTLHEPPETAALFEKFIRYLYCGGVSILLHQAIPMHQLASKYRVWGLQRGVADYMKTHLASESSQGHVVGWYHYAVRIGDAALQESCLQFLAWNLSAVLGSAEWGSVSVELLLLLLERSDLVLHSELELYTAVEGWLSRRQPEGPVAERVLRAIRYPMIAPSQLFRLQAQSVVLARHYGAVQDLLFQAFQFHAASPLHFAKYFDVNCSMFLPRNYLSSSWGSQWVINNPARDDRSTSFQTQLGPSSHDAGKRVTWNVLFSPRWLPISLRPVYSDSVSGAVQPVRIEDGRPRLVITPATSSPDFAGVSFQKTVLVGVRQQGRVLVKHAYSFHQSSDEAADFLAHADLQKRTSEYLIDNSLHLHIIIKPVYHSLIKVKK, encoded by the exons ATGCACGGGGGCTCCGGCACGGCGCGGCAGCGCGGGAGCAGGCGGCAGACGGAGATGCCCCCGTGCCGTGCCGGGGCTCACTGGGGCACCCTGTCAGGCCACCCTGGGGTGCGGGGTTGGGGTCCGGGGTTGGGGTGGGATGGACGGGGGCTGGAAGCGGTTCCCTTGGTAACGGCGGGTCCCAGTTTCCACCAATCGATGGTGGCGGCGCGGGCGCGCGGGCTGGGAGGGCTCGTGGCCTACATAAGCGCCAGGCGGGCAGCGTGCGCCCGTGCCGCACCGAGACCCGGCAGATGCGCTTGCGAAGCCATGGCCAGGCTGACGGGCGCCCAGCCCGTGGCCGCCCGCCACTGGGGCTGCACCGccgctgccttcctcctcctcctcctcctcaccgtGCAAGCCG CCCAGAAGGCCGACCTTAGCGGTGACGCCACGGCGGCCACCATCAACCACTCGCTGACGCTGCTGCAGCGGCTGCAGGAACTGCTGCAGAACGGCAACGGCAGCGACTCGGTGCTGCGGGTGCGCACGGCCGCCTCCGATGAGGCCAAGGTCTTCCAcacccaccagctgctgctcagcctcCAGAGCGAGGTCTTCGAGAGCCTTCTGCGCAACCAGAGCGTCGTCACCCTGCACGAGCCACCTGAGACTGCAGCGCTCTTCGAGAAGTTTATCAG GTACCTGTACTGTGGGGGGGTCTCCATCCTGCTGCACCAAGCCATCCCCATGCACCAGCTGGCCAGCAAGTACCGGGTCTGGGGGCTGCAGCGCGGCGTGGCCGACTACATGAAGACCCACCTGGCCAGCGAGTCGAGCCAGGGCCACGTGGTGGGCTGGTACCACTACGCCGTGCGCATCGGGGACGCGGCGCTGCAGGAGAGCTGCCTCCAGTTCCTGGCCTGGAACCTCTCGGCCGTGCTGGGCAGTGCCGAGTGGGGCTCGGTGAgcgtggagctgctgctgctgctgctggagcgcTCCGACCTGGTGCTGCACAGCGAGCTGGAGCTCTACACTGCCGTGGAGGGCTGGCTGAGCCGCCGGCAGCCCGAGGGTCCTGTGGCCGAACGGGTGCTGCGTGCCATCCGCTACCCCATGATCGCGCCCAGCCAGCTCTTCCGGCTGCAGGCGCAGTCGGTGGTGCTGGCGCGGCACTACGGCGCGGTGCAGGACCTGCTCTTCCAGGCTTTCCAGTTCCACGCCGCCTCTCCCCTCCATTTCGCCAAGTATTTCGACGTCAACTGCAGCATGTTCCTACCCCGCAACTACCTCTCGTCCAGCTGGGGCTCCCAGTGGGTCATCAACAACCCGGCGCGGGACGATCGCAGCACCAGCTTCCAGACCCAGCTGGGTCCCAGCAGCCACGACGCCGGTAAGCGCGTGACCTGGAACGTCCTCTTCTCGCCGCGCTGGCTGCCCATCAGCCTGCGCCCCGTCTACTCGGACTCGGTTTCGGGTGCCGTCCAGCCGGTGCGCATCGAGGACGGCCGCCCCCGGCTCGTCATCACCCCGGCCACGAGCAGCCCTGACTTTGCCGGCGTCAGCTTCCAGAAGACGGTGCTGGTGGGTGTGCGGCAGCAGGGCCGTGTCTTGGTGAAGCACGCCTACAGCTTCCACCAGAGCTCGGACGAGGCGGCCGACTTCCTCGCGCACGCCGACCTGCAGAAGCGCACCTCCGAGTACCTCATCGACAACTCCCTGCACCTCCACATCATCATCAAACCCGTCTACCACTCCCTCATCAAGGTGAAGAAGTGA